A region of the Litchfieldia alkalitelluris genome:
CATACTCTGAATTAACTTCTGATACTGGTCGTTGTTCTCTTAAAGCTTTTATATAAGAATCATTCAATGATTCTTCGGCCTTCATTTGTTCAATAAGATCACTTGAAGAAATCACTCGAATATTCCATTTAGCAGGATATTCACTAATCTCAAAAGGAATGTCCTTCAAGTCGTTCTCGCCTCTTAGAGCCTCGCATTGTTGATGTCTAATTAGTGCAGGTCCAACCCAGTCCATATAGCTTTTGGCACTTGCACGCCCAACATCTGAAAGCAGCCACTGGTGATTAGATAGCTCTTCCTGCCATTTACTCAGTTTCTTTTCTAGATCTTTTATTGTTCCTACTAGAAATAATTTCTCTTTTGCTCTTGTAAGTGCAACATAAAGAACTCTCATTTCTTCTGATATGAGCTCTAGCTTCATTTTTTTTCTGATCGCTTGCATTGGTAAAGTTGGGTATGTGATTCGTTTTTTGGGATTCACATATTTTGATCCAAACCCCAACTCTTTATCAAGCAGATACTTTTTATTTAAATCCATCATATTAAATTGCTTAGACATCCCAGCTACAAATACGATAGGGAATTCAAGACCTTTACTGCTATGAATCGTCATCATTCGAACAACATCCTCTTGCTCACCAAGCGCTCTTGCAGTTCCTAAATCATCCCCACGGTCCTGCATCCTCTCAATAAAACGTAAAAATCGGAATAACCCACGAAACGCGGTTGATTCATACTGTCTTGCGCGATCATAAAGAGCTCTTAAGTTGGCCTGACGCTGTTTTCCACCTGGCATGCCACCAACGAAGTCAAAAAACTGTGTTTCACGGTATAACTGCCATATAAGGTCAGATAACCCACCTTGACGCGCGCTTTTCCGCCAGGAAGAAAGTTGCACCAAAATTGATTTAAGTAAACTGGCTGTTTCATCATTAACCGGACTCTCCTTAATAAATTGGGTTAATGCATCATAAAAATAACCATTTTTCTGATGCGCTCTTATTTTAGCCAGCTGATTTTCATCTAACCCAACAATCGGAGATCGCAAGACCGACGCTAATGGAATATCTTGATATGGATTATCAATTACTTTTAAGAGAGACATCATGATTGCAACTTCTGTTGCCTCAAAATAACCTGTTGAAAGATTAGCATAAACCGGAATTCCCTCTTGTTTAAATTCTTCCATCATTTGGGGTGCCCATGGCATTGAACGTAGTAAAATGACGATGTCTCGATACATGAGATTCCTCATTCTGTTCATCCCTCGATCATAGACCTGGAAATTTGAAGAAATCATTTGTTTAATCTCTTTAGCTATTGTCCTTGCTTCTAACTGCGCAGTTTCTAGTTCTGCTTGATCAAAGATAACGACCTCTTCATCATCATTCTCAGTATAATCTGGTTCGTCCTCATGACCGTTTCGCTCAATCAATAATACCTCGGTTGCCATCAAGTCACTTTCTGGATACCCTGCTCCCAGCTTAAGTTCAGCATCGTCATCATAATCTATTTCTCCAACATTCTCACCCATAATTTGTTTAAATAGGAAATTAGTGCTATCAAGTACTTCTGCACGGCTTCGGAAGTTTTTCGACAAATCGATTCTTAATCCACTTTGTTCGCCATCTTTTGTAAATCTTTTATATTTACTTAAGAAAAGGAAAGGCTCTGCTAAGCGGAAACGATAAATAGACTGCTTCACATCGCCAACCATGAATAAGTTACCCGTCTCCTCGTCTTCTTTTGTTACTAGTTTGATGATGGATTCTTGGACCATATTCGTATCCTGGTATTCATCCACCAACACCTCTTCAAATTGTTCACGATATTCTCGAGCTGCAGAAGATGCTATAAGCTTTGTTTCTACTGACGATGCATCACGCAAAATCTCTAAGCAGTAATGTTCAAGATCTGAAAAATCAACCAACCCTTTTTCTTTTTTAACCTCTTGAAACTTTCGACCGAATTCTTTTACCAAAAAAATAAGCATCTCAATTGAGGATTTCATTTCAACTAAGTCCTTTAAATAGCCTTCTGGTTTACGCTCAAAGAATTCTTCTTTTATTTTCTTCACTTGAGCTTTTGCATCGTCTCTTATTTTTGTCACTGTTTTTAAAAGCTGAGGATCGAATTCATCACCTTTACAGGATTTTGCTGTTTTAAAGCTAATAGATTGCATCGTGTTATAGAGCTCTTGCCACGAAAGCTCCTTTGCCTTCATGATTCGAAATAACTGTTCCAAATCTGCCTCAATCGTCTCAGCTCTTGGTGCTGGACCACCTGGTTCTTTTGTTAACTCTAACGCTTTAAAGAGACTTTCCTTACTCCCCTCTAAAGTTAGACTAATATCCTTCATAATATACGGGATAAAAGCGGTGTCTTCTAACGCCTTGCCTTCCACATCATATTGATTCGCAATCTCGTCCAACCACATATCAGGAAATGGGTGAGCACGTGAAGATTCATATAACTTACGGATCATATTCTGTAATTCAACATCACTTCGATCATTTGAATAACGATCAACTAAATCAAAGAAACCTACATTTTCTTTGATACTGTATTGCTCCTCAAGGAGGCTTTCCATGACTTCATCACGAAGTAATTCACCCTCGGTATCATTTGCAATCCGAAAACCGGGATCAATGTCTAGCAGATAATAATATTTACGAATAACATTCAAACAAAATGAGTGAAGTGTGGAAATTGATGCCTTATTTAGCAATGTTAATTGCCTTCTAAGATGTGTTGATTCTGGATTTTCTTTAAGGGCTTTTTCTAACGCTTCACCAATACGATGCTTCATCTCAGCAGCAGATGCATTTGTAAATGTAACAATTAACAAACGGTCAACATCAACTGGATGTTCTTTTGAAATCACCTTTTTGATAATACGTTCCACTAAGACGGCTGTTTTTCCAGAACCAGCAGCTGCTGCAACCAGTATATCTTGACCACTTGAGACAATCGCTTTCCACTGGTCATCTGTCCATATACTGTCTGCAGGCTTAGTTATGACTTTGCTCAAACATGTCAGCCCCCTTTCGAATTTTTTCAAGAATCACATCTTTTTTCTCATGTTGGATATTACGATAGTCATTTTCTTCTATCGATTGATCAAATTGACAAACTGATTTAAACGAACAAAACGTACAAGGTGTTCGATCTTTAAGCTTGTAAGGAGAAATATCGATGACACCATCAGAAATATTGTTACCAATCTGTTTGAATACTTTTCGAACATGATTTTTAAGGTATCCTAATTCCTCAACACTAGCAATCGACGAATTTGTATAAAAGCTTCCATCCTTCTTTAAAGCTGCGGACACAACCTTTGAATGTCCGGCATCTAAGCTCTGATCCATTAAACGAACAGATTCTTCATCACCTAATAAAAGACCTTTCATTTTAAAACTCTTAAATATTTCGTCATCAATAGATTCATCTGATAATATTGATTTACTGTTAACCATCGGATCATGGACATGGAAATATAATACCCCAGCAGGAGTTGCTGATGTTCCTAACCAGTCTTTCGAATGGGTGATAATCACATCTAAATAAGTAATCATTTGCAATGCAAGTCCATAATACACTTCGGTTAAATTCAGCGACTTTTGGCTCGATTTATAATCGATCACCCTTAAAAGTAGGCCTTTTGAACTTTCAGCTTTATCAACACGATCAATACGGCCAATAAGCTCCATTTTAAAGCCGTTATTTAGCTCGAAAGGAATCGATGGTAATGGACCATTTTTCCCGAAATCAATTTCCAATCCAACAGGTGAAAATCCACTTATCTTCGCATGCTCACTCAAGATTTTCGAAGCACGACTGATTACCTTTTGCAGCTTATGCTTTATATAATAAAACCGATTAGAACTAAGCAGGATTTCACGCTGAAGCTTAGGTGCAATCATTTCAACCGCTTCAAAGGAAAGCTGTTCACATTGATCGGCTGTTAAATCTCTCCAATCAATCTTAAGCTGCTTTAAACGATCTGAAATTAGCTTCAAGGCAGCATGAAATAGTTGCCCAATATCTGGTGCCTCTAAACGAAAGATTTGACGCTCCTTTAATTTAAGTCCATAGTTCGCAAAATGTGAGAATGGACAGCTTTGGAAGTTCTCCATTCTTGATACACTTGCCTGTATGTTTTCACCAAACAGTTCTTTCGTTAGCTCTACTGAAAGCTTCTTTGTTTCATTACGGTAAAATAAACTACTTAATACCTTTGCACTTCTTTCTTTCCAATTCTCATCCATTATTAAATGATTATACGTACTCCACCATATATCATGAATGGGGTATGCCCATTTCCAAGCCTGTAGTTGTGATGTTAAGTAGGATAGTGAGACATTTGGATTTACAAGATAATCCACCTGTTCTTGCGAGCTTAATTCAGCAGGTTCGTTTACAAGAAACTTTTCATTGATTCCATGAAACATTTGTTTTAATCGTTTAATGATGGTAGAAGGCTGCAATGATTTCCCTTCCTCATTTGCGAGTGGATAACTTACATATAATCTATCTGACGCACTCGTTAATGCTCCGTAAATTAAGAAGTTTTCATCCAGTAACAGCTCTTGGCTTAATGGAGATAGCTTTAACCCTGATTCTATTAATCTTTCACGATCTTGTTGTGAAAACACTCCCTCTTCGGTTGGTCGTGCTGGGAGCACTCCATCATTGGCACCTATAATAAAGGTGCATTTTATATTGGAAAATCTTGAACGCTCAAGACTTGCAATAAGCACTTGATCAATAGCCGGTGGAACTAGCGCAAATTGCATATTTTCCATTCCCGTTTCAAGCATATTAGTAAACAGCTGAAGAGATACTTTTTCATCGGCCATAATCTCTACAAATTGATCCATCAGTTCAAGAACTGCATTCCACACCTGATCATGTTCTCTTGCCTCAGTCAGACGACCTTCTTCTTCAGCCATACTTCTAAGATTCTCAATTTTCACAGGAATCTCTAACTCTTCCAGAAATAAATAAAGTGCCTCACACATTTCCCGTCCATTATTTGCTTTTATGAATCGTTTATGAAGCTTTGTTAGAGGTGTGACAATCATTTCTCTTAGCTGATTAATTTGGTTCTCATATTGTTTTTCGAGGTCAGATTGTGGTAAGTCCTCACCCTCAAGTGCTCGGATTCTGCGGTAAACCAAGCGATCCTTCCCTGTCCATTTATAACCTTGTATTCCATATTCAAGAACATAGTTTTCTAATTTATCCATGTCTTCACGAAGCTGATGAATAGGAAGGTCTGATGGATAGAGTAAATCAGTTTTCACACAACGAAAAACAGCTTCATATCTCCAGTTCCCTGTCAGAATTTCAAGACTAGAACGAATCAATTCAATTAACGGATGATTAAGCATCGAACGCTTTTGATCGATAAAGAATGGAAGCTCGTAATCTTCAAAAATCGTTTCAATTAATTCATGATACTCTCCGGCATTTCTTACAAGAATCGCAATGTCTCTATATCTATAGATATTTTCACGCACAATCTTGCGGATTTCTCTAGCCACACCCTCGATTTCAGCTCTACGGTTCACTGCTTGTCCAATTGTAATACCAGTTTTATGATGAAAAGTAACATTTGGACGAGTATCGTAAAAGGTTTCTAAATGAGCTAAATCTGGGGAATTCAAGAATCTCTTTTGCTCTGATAAAATGATGGGCTCTTCTAGATAAACCATTTCATCATGAGCCATCTGCTTTATGCTTTGATACGTATTTCCTGTCATACGAAAAAGACTTAGTTCATCCGGTGCCTGTTCGTCATAGCAGCGATCGACTGTCAGTGCTAAGGTTACCTTTCTTGAGTATTTCATAAGCTCGCGGACAACTTCTAATTCCTGTGGTGTAAAGCTATGAAATCCGTCAATTAAGATTTCTGCATTTCTTATATAGTCAGACTGCCTGATTTTTTCAGCAAGTAGCCTTAAATAATCCTCTGAATCTACGTATTTTTGAAACAAATGGTTCTCAAGATCGTCATAAATCATTTGTAAATCATGAAGCTTTTCTGATAAAACGACTTGATCATTTATCGATAATAAATTTGATTTATCTTCAATTAATTCAGGTGTCACACAATATCTCTTAAACTCAGCAACCATTTCCTCTAACTGACCGATAAATCCATTTTTATCAGCGGCTTTCGAAAACACCTTTAAATCCTGTTTCCGTTGCTCAATGATTTTGCGAATCACCATATTAATTCCAACATTATTTAAATGATATCGACTCATTCCACCTGTTTCTTGAAGCACACGCCATGCAAGCCTTGTAAAACTAAATACTTGAGCTCTCATCATTCCGCCCAAATTAGGTGTATTAATTAAGTCGTATTCTGATTGAAATGTCATTTGATCTGGAACTAAGTAAACAATTGGATCTCCTGTTGGATGCTCAAATAACTTAGTTCGAATTTGTTCAAGACAAAACGATGTTTTTCCCGTACCCGCTCGTCCAATGATAAATTGTAATGTCAATATTTCTACCTCCCATTAGCAGCACCCGGCCACTCGAGATCTTTTCGTGTTCTTTGTGTTTGCTTATCTATTTTACAGGAACCGCCGTTTGAAATCCATTCAACAAACACTGGGAAAGAAGACCAACCTAGGCTAAAAGTTTTTAAGACAACATAAAATCTCCATCATCATTACATAGAAATAACTTAGGTGGTGAAAAATGAATGGCTAGATTAAATTTTGTGGGAATTTTACTTATTATCACTGGGATTTTCGTAGCTAGTAATATTTACACCTTGATACCAATCTATAGTGAGGTTGCCCAAGGACTTTCTTCATCAAAGGAGCAAATCGTTTGGGGAAGTAGTACATTTACTATTTCTTATGCGGTTGGACTGCTTTTTTTCGGGCCACTATCTGAACAAATTGGTCGTAAACAAGTGATTGTTTTCGGGCTACTTTTCTCTTGCATAACAACAATTTGTGTTGGTTTTTCTTTTAACAGTGGGAGTTTAATTGTGCTTCGGGGAATACAAGGGTTTTCTCTAGGGAGCTTTGCACCCGTAGCGTTTGCTTACACATTTGAATTATTTGAGAATGAGAAAAAAAGAACTTTAATTTTATCATTAATAAATTGTGGTTTCTTAGTTGCAGGAATTTTGGGTCAGCTAATAAGTTCACTTACTACCATTATTTATGGATGGGAAGCTGTTTTTTATTTCTTTTCAGTTGTCTATCTCCTCTTATTTGTATGCAGTTATAAAATCTTTCCTATAAAAACAGCTATAACTAACCCCAAAAAGAATATACTCAAGGATTTTACTTCATTATTTTTTAATAAAAATTTACTACATTGTTATGCAATATCATTTACCTTACTACTATCATTTATTGCTTTTTATGATAGTTTAGGTCGTACGTTAGGGTCCTCTATCGGGATCGATGATCAGACCCTAATCATCATTCGAAGTATTGGGCTAATTGGTACCGTGCTTGCTATTTTCACCGGAAAAATCACCGAAAAGATCGGTCTTAAAAGAACCTTAGTGATCGGAATTTTATTAGGTCTATCTAGCATTCTTTTATTCCTTTTATTTAGTAAGCATATATTAGTACTTACTCTCGTTTCAATTCCATTTGTGGCGTCCATTTCGTTACTTATACCCGTAGTCATTTCTTTAATAGGGAAACTTGCTAAAAAAAATCGAGGTTCGGCAACATCTCTTTACTCATTTACATTATTAGTTGGTGCAAGCTTTGGGCCAATCATCGCATCAACCTTTACGTTTATAACTGTCATGACTATTTTACTAGTATTCTTTTTATGCAACCTCTATTTAGCCTTTAAGTTAGAATAAGGTAGACTTCCATGCTAAAAAATTCGTACCATGGAGAATGAAAAGTTGTTCACTTAGTGTGGATGAGCGGAGAGTCACCTGACTCCTGCGGGATCTAGCGGTCTCGTGAGCCCCCGCAGGAGCGCAAAAAGCGACGGGAAGCTCACGGACCACCCCGCGGAAAGCAAGTGGATCGCAGCTCATGGAACTCACTAACCTTGGTTATTTTCAGGGTAGACATCTATGCTAATTAAAATTAGCACCATGGAGTATGAAAAACTATACTTAGCTTAGTGTCTAGCTCCAGGCGCTATCGGCTCGGGGTCATAAGTTAATCCATCTAGAAGGTTAAAGAGCAACCTTCCAGCCGGCTTGCCTTATGCCTGTCGCCGATGAACGAGCGCCTTCCGCATTTCTTTTTTCAGGGTAGACATGGAAACCCCTGTGAAATAAATGAAGTAGGCGCTTAAGTGATATATGCGCCTACTTCTGTTTATTTGTTCCATTCAGTTCTTAGTATTCCATACAAATGCATATCATATCTCTTTCCATCGCGTTCTAGAAACTCACGGTATGTACCTTCTTTTTTAAAGCCTAGCTTTTCGTAAAGAGCCATAGCTGGATGATTATAGTCGAACACTGTTAACTGCAATCGATAAAGATTTAGCTCATGAAAAGCATAACAAAGAGCTAGATTAAGTGCTTCCCTTCCGTATCCCTTGCCTCTGTTTGCTTTTTCACCAATCGCCACAGCCAACCATGCAGTGCGATGGTTCCACAAAACCCCATTCAAATCAATAAATCCTAGAATTTTGTTTGTTTTCATTTCTCTTACTGCAAATGTAAAGTCTCTATCATTCTTCTGCTCCACCCATGCTGTGAAATCTTCTTCACGTTTTGGAAAAGCAGGAATGGCATCAAGATGACGCAAGAAATCATAATCTTTATACCAGGAAGTAATCGCTTCTTTATCAAACTCTCTAACTCGATCTAATTTGACTTGTTCACCTTCTAAAAAACTCACTGATAGCATTAATACACCCCTTTTTAGACTTGAACCTAGCTTGGACCACTGCGACTCCCACTATCTTTGAAATCATGCTGATCTTTCCTAAACGTTCACTTTTGAATGAAACTCACTATAATGATTCAAGTAGAAATCTGCACCTTGTCCGGGATTTTGAAACAAACATGTCTTCAGTCCAATCTTTTGAGCAGGGATAATATCAAGCATCCTATCACCGATTGCTAAATCAAGATGATGCCTTTTGTGAAGATAAGCATAAGAAGCTGGGTCTGGTTTTCTTGGAAACCCATCATCTCCTGCTACAATTTCTACAAAGTATTTTTCCAGATTATAATAATTCAACAAATCTATCACTGCTTTTCTTGGTTTATGGGTCATAATGACATTCTTTTCCGCATATGAAAGGACTTTCTCTACATTTGCAAATGGCTTAATTTCTTCTAGTCCTACCGATTTTTCTAGTTCGTAAAAATAGGAGATTTGTTCATCTGAGAAATTAAAATGCCTCGTTGCATGTGAAAAAGAAACCTTCAATTCCTTATAAATTTCTTCTCGAGCATAACCATCTGAAAGAATTTTACTAAATAAATCGGTAAAAACGGGATATGTATCAAAAAGTGTTCCATCAAAATCCCAAAGAATATTCAACTATAACACTCCCTATAAAAGTTGTTTTTTCTCACCCATAACAAAATAAAAGCCAGCAGATTTTATATCCTCAATAATATTAAACAGTCCTTCTTCTTCTAGTTTCGAAAAAAGAAGTGTGGGTTGGTCAATCGAGAAAGCAAGCATTTCATCTTTAAGTAGACCAGTAATCCGTATATCATCTAGTTGCGTGAAAAGCTCTTCGTCAGCAAACACTCCAATCGCAACTTCATAAGAAATCGCAGTCGACTCCGATCCATCCAACTCGATTTCCTCTGATTTCAAATACCAAAAATCAAACATCACTTGTTGCTTCATTAGGACAGCTCCATTCATTTGTTTTGTTTTTTTTACTATATCATAATTTCCCACAGAAAAACCCTCACAGAACAAGGTGAGAGTTTTTACGTATTATATCCTAGATTGTCGATGCCAAGATGTTGCATAAGCAAACACTTGAATCAATGGTAATAAAAGAAAGAGAAGTATTGGATAATAAGGCATTTGTTCAGAGATAAACGGATAAATACACAATAAGCCCGTAATAACCGGACAGGCGATCCATAAACTAATGTAGGACGCTCTACATGCTTGAGCTGTAATATACTTTTCTCGTTCATCAGCTTCTTCTAGTTCGACCGGTAAAAACAATGCCTTTTTCCAAGATTGGAATTTTTGTTTTTTTGCATAATGGAGAAACACTGAGATTATTCCGCCTATAACAATAAATGTGAAGATTGGTAGTAATGGAATTGTTACCTCCCATGAAGACTGTTGGCTTTTTACAATATCAGCAAAATCCGCATAAGCTAAATAAAACACAGACATCACCCAGCCAAACAAAATGATTAACACTGTTGTTCCCAGTATACTTCTAAACATGTTCATTCAACCTCCTCCATTGTAAAAATTTCTTCAATTGGTAAATGAAAGGTTTGTGCGATCTTCATGGCCAGTAGTAAAGAAGGTACATAGCTTCCTTTTTCTAAGGCGACGATTGTTTGCCTTGTTACTCCAATCTTCTCAGCAAGGTCATTTTGAGTAAAATGATGTTTTGCACGTAGTTCTTTTACTCGGTTTGTCAAATTCATTTATAGCAACCTTCCATTATTTTCTAATAACTCAATTGTAAAGTTAACTATACATAATGTCAAGTTAACTTTACATCATTTTTTGCAAAAAACTCCTATTAAGGAGTTATAAAGTAAATTGAGCTAACTGCTCTCCCCATGGAGCAATTTCGGTTTCAGTGAAACCGGCCTTTTTATAGGTGAATTTAGCACCAATATTATTCGGGTGATACCCAATCATGATTAAAGGGATATTATTTGAATGATGTTTTCTTATATGTTCAATTATTAAACGGACGGACTGAGTACCTAATCCATTCCCCTGGTGATTTTCATCGATCATCAATCGATAAACCCAATAGTTTCCATCATCTGGGTCAATGCCAAACATGCAAAAACCAACCATTTGCTTTTCTAAATAAATACCAAACGTATAAAAATTGTCTAGAAATTTGGACTCCGCAATTGAATAGAGATTACTAGCCATAAATGATCGTTGATCTTCCTTTACTTTTAATTCAATCGCTTCTTCCCAATTATCTTTAGTGATTGCTGCTAATGAAATGTTCAACGCTACACCTCTATGTAAGATATTTTAATAAATAGTATTTCGTTAGAGCTAAATATTCTCGAATATATGATTTTGGTATCGCAATTTTAGGAGTTTTAGCAGGAATTCCGACGAGTTCTAAGTCATAATCACTTCCGATCAGTTTTGCTCTAAAAAGATGGTAATCATTTGTTACTACTACTCCTGTTTTCATACCAACTGTGAGTAAATCTTTTGAAAACATAATGTTTTCGTTCGTTGATGTTGATTGGTCTTCGATAAGAATTCTTGACTCATTAATTCCGCTTTTTACAAGTTCCCTTTTTATTGATTCTGCCTCTGAAATATCCTCCCCATTTCCCTGACCACCTGATGCGACAGCAATGGTTTTCGGATTATTTTTCAAGTACTTTTCAGCCGCATCAATGCGATATTGCAAGGAGAGAGACGGCGTAGTTCCTTTCACTCGCGCACCTAAAATAATCATGTAATCTGCATTCTTAGGGATTTCTTGTTTTGTGGCAATATACATATTAAATTGCAAATACACAACATATAAAAGACCTAGTGAGACAAGACAAAGGAGAACTGTAAGAAGTTTTTTGTTTTGTTTCCATTTCAATTTAAAAACAGCTCCAATTAGAAAAATTTGTAACCTCCAAAAGTATTCGACATGATTTTTATAAAACCTTTTTTGAGGAGAGGAATAACCAAAACAAATAATAACTATTTTAAATTTAACTATTTTCATTTACACTATGTTAAAAAATACATTAGGAGCTATCATGGAAATTCAAACAAAAAGATTAACGATTATCCCATGCTCACACCAGAGTTTATCATCATTAAACATTGACAGACAGGAAGTGCACAACCACATCCTAGATTATTTGAATCAACTTGAACAAGATCCAACTTTATTAGGTTGGGGTGTATGGTTTGTTATTGATAAAAATAACAACGTAATTGGGGATATTGGATTTAAGGGTAAGCCAGATTTAAATGGATGTATTGAAGTTGGTTACGGTTTTAAGCAAGAGTTCCATAATCAAGGTTTTGCTACTGAATCTGTAAAAGAGCTCCTTCAATGGGCATTTTCATGTAATTCAGTAACAACCATTAAAGCCGAATGCCGAAATGATAATATAGGTTCCATTAGAGTCCTAGAAAAACTCGGAATGCAAGGTATAAAATCTGATGGAACAATGTTAAAGTGGCGTCTTCCAAGACCAATCAAAAAAATGTGTTAATGCAAGGCATCGTGCCTTTTTATTGCATGAAGACTTTCACCAAAGGAAACCCTACCATTAGGAGGTGACTTAACCTAATGGATATCATGGAACTAATTCTTAGAGTAGCCCTTACTTTCATAACCTTGCTAGCACTCACCAGGATTATGGGAAGAAAGGAACTTAGTCAATTAACCTTTTTTAACTTTGTATCAGGTATTACGAT
Encoded here:
- a CDS encoding helix-turn-helix transcriptional regulator — encoded protein: MNLTNRVKELRAKHHFTQNDLAEKIGVTRQTIVALEKGSYVPSLLLAMKIAQTFHLPIEEIFTMEEVE
- a CDS encoding GNAT family N-acetyltransferase; the encoded protein is MNISLAAITKDNWEEAIELKVKEDQRSFMASNLYSIAESKFLDNFYTFGIYLEKQMVGFCMFGIDPDDGNYWVYRLMIDENHQGNGLGTQSVRLIIEHIRKHHSNNIPLIMIGYHPNNIGAKFTYKKAGFTETEIAPWGEQLAQFTL
- a CDS encoding YdcF family protein, with product MKWKQNKKLLTVLLCLVSLGLLYVVYLQFNMYIATKQEIPKNADYMIILGARVKGTTPSLSLQYRIDAAEKYLKNNPKTIAVASGGQGNGEDISEAESIKRELVKSGINESRILIEDQSTSTNENIMFSKDLLTVGMKTGVVVTNDYHLFRAKLIGSDYDLELVGIPAKTPKIAIPKSYIREYLALTKYYLLKYLT
- a CDS encoding GNAT family N-acetyltransferase encodes the protein MEIQTKRLTIIPCSHQSLSSLNIDRQEVHNHILDYLNQLEQDPTLLGWGVWFVIDKNNNVIGDIGFKGKPDLNGCIEVGYGFKQEFHNQGFATESVKELLQWAFSCNSVTTIKAECRNDNIGSIRVLEKLGMQGIKSDGTMLKWRLPRPIKKMC